agagcaaaTTCAATGGGCATATCCCTACGAGGTGCATCGATCTAATGCGCTGCTCGAAAGCCCCTCTTGGAGGATCCCCCACACATACACATCTTGTGATGCCTCATTTGGAAGAGGTACCTTTACAGTGGTGGGCACCTTAAACCGAATGAGAGAATCGTATGATTCCCTGAAAAGGAGATTCTCTATCTGTAGGACGGCCCTGAAGTGCTGCTCCGCCTTGTGcgttattttgcttttctgcAGTTGGGGAGGTGAGCCGATGCGGTTGCAAGCGCAAACGGGTTTAGGGTTCGGCGGGGTTAATCCCTCggggcacacacacacatgtatatatatatatgtatgtatatatatatatagggTGCACTTTACCGTAACGTAGGGGAGGAAGTGGCTGTAGCGGTCCACATTCAAAACGGTGTAGAAGAACACATGGCTTTGGCAAATGACGTCGAGGCTCTTCCGGTACGTTACATCCTCACTTGGGGTCCACAGCTGATTCCTAAACAGCGAGTAGCTCCTGCAGCGGTGGTAGCCGCGGTAGCTGCAGCGACTGCCAGTGGT
This genomic window from Plasmodium vivax chromosome 1, whole genome shotgun sequence contains:
- a CDS encoding hypothetical protein, conserved (encoded by transcript PVX_088175A) — encoded protein: MRGTPLAHIAKKNAPSQALVQSVTTGSRCSYRGYHRCRSYSLFRNQLWTPSEDVTYRKSLDVICQSHVFFYTVLNVDRYSHFLPYVTKSKITHKAEQHFRAVLQIENLLFRESYDSLIRFKVPTTVKVSSADTNLFSHLTTEWVIEEKPGCIHVDFYISFRLKNRVYQNFMRMYIREMGKKILHAFIREARANSARDVDSLFRHLLER